CAGGAGCGCACCCTGGCTATCTGCCACTACATGGCCAACACCCTGGACGATGGCCCCGACTTCGCTCTGTCTGGCGGCGTCAGCCATTACTCTGACTACCTGATGGGTGGCCATGACTACCCCTGCGACAGCCTGGGTCTGGGTGAGCTGGAAGGCGATCAGTGGGCCATTCGGCAGTTGACCGGCCGACTGGCTGAGTCCATCGAGCGCCTGGAAGGCGAGATTGAGGATATCAGCCCGGACACCCACTGGCAGGTGGGCTTGATGGCCGCCCAGCTGATCCCGAACGGGGATGATGGCGGCGAGCTGAGTGAGGGCGATCTGGATGCCTTTATCCACCAGCGCATGTTGGTGCTGCTGGGGCTGCCGGAAAGTGCTTTCGCTCGCCTGACCGCCATGTTCCAGTCAGGCCAAAAGCAACTCGAGCACCTGCTCAAACTGTCCCATGACGAGGAAGGGCTGATTATCTTGCCGGCGGACAAAGAGGGAGGTGAGCTGGCGATTCCGCCAGCCCGATTTCTCGCTGGTGCCTGCATCACCCCGCTTGCGCGAAGAATGGCAGGAAAACCACAAGCTGTTGGCGCATAGCATCGCTCTATATTCGTCCACATCGTTGACTGAGGCCTTCGCCATGACGAGATCCGACGCCAGCGACTTTGTAGAGGGTAAGGCCTACGCGGACTGGAAGAAAAGCCGAGAGGCAGAGCTCAAGCTGCAAGCCGGTATTGCCGAACGGCTGAACGGTGTTATTCGCGCCTGCGGATCCATCGTGAAGTCGGTACAGGCCATCACTGGGCGGTGAGGGGTGCCAGGCCGTGGCGGCACTGCCGACATTCACGGGCGCAATGCCCACCTGACGAAAGAGAGTGACCATGGCAGAACCAACAAGCAGCGCTGCTGCTGCCGCCACCGCCACCGCCGGGGTAGGGCTTGCTGCCCTGTTGCCCTGGATTGACGCCAACGCCCTGATGGGCGCGGTGCTGGGGGCTGGTCTGGTGGCTTACAGCAAGTCCGACATTTCCCCGCTCAAGCGCATTGGCGCCCTGGCCTTCTCGGCGGCCCTGGGCTATCTGATGAGCGGGGAGGTGATCAACCTCACCCCGGTTCAGGAGAGCGGCACCGGCGGCTTTATCGGCGCCATTGTGATTGTGCCGCTGGCCCTCAAGCTGTTGGATCATATTGAGCAGGCCAATGCTTCCGAGCTGCTGAAAAAGTGGAGGGGGCAATAATGGTCTGGCTCAGTATTCACATTTTCCCCGTTATCACCATGGCCGCCTATCTGGCGGCCGCTATCCGGCTGGTGGCATTCCGCCGCCAGGGCTTTAACCGCAAACCCCTTTACGCCATCACGGCCAGCCTGCTGGTGGGTCTGCTGATGTGTGGCGCTATTGAGATCCTGCTGTTCAGCCCGCCGGTTAACCCGGCCCAGTGCGCCATTGCGCTGGTGTTTGCGGTGGCCGCCGTGCGCAGCAAGGGCAATGTGGCCGCCATGATGAGAGGGGGGCGCTGATGTCTCTGTTACGTTTTGGCAGCAAGGGGGGCGCCGTATCAACCCTGCAACGCCAGCTAAAGGGCCTGGGATATGTGCTGGAGGTGGACGGCGATTTTGGTCCCGCCACCGAAAAGGCGGTGCGTGATTTTCAGTATGGCCGCCGCCTGATTGCCGACGGCATTGTCGGCCCAAAAACCCTGAAAGCACTGCGCGGCGGTGATTGCGCCATTCTGCTGTCTGCCGCCGATCTGGCCGTGGCTGCCGTTCGCCTGAGCGTGGAGCTGGCTGCCGTGTACGCGGTGAACGAGGTGGAGAGCCGGGGGGAGGGCTTCTTTGCCGCCGGCAAGCCCGCCATTTTGTTTGAGCGCCATGTCATGCGCCGCCGGCTCAGCGTTCACAAGCAACGGCTTTCGGGCTGGCCGCCGGATCTGGTGAGCAGCAAGGCCGGCGGTTACCTGGGCGGCCCTGCCGAATATCGCCGGCTGGATCAGGCCTGCCAAATCCATGAGGTATCGGCGCTGGAGTCCTGCTCCTGGGGTGCGTTTCAGATCATGGGCTATCACTGGGAATTTCTGGGCTACGAGTCGGTGCACGACTTTGTGGCGCGCATGAAAACCGATGAGGCCGAGCACCTGGAGGCGTTTGTGCGCTTTATTGAGCGCAACCCGACCCTGCACCAGGCGTTGCAGCGAAAAGACTGGAGCACCTTTGCCGAAGGTTACAACGGCCCGGCCTACCGCCGCCATGGCTACCATCACCGGCTGGCGGACGCCTATGAGCGGCACAAGGAGGTGGCGTGAGCGCGCAGTTGAAAGTGATTACTCTGATGATGATGTTGGCTGTCAGTGCGATTTGTGGCTGGCATGGTCGAGGATGGCTGGAAGACAGCAACCGGCTGGCCGCAAAGGAGGCGGCAGACGCGGCGATCGCCGCCGCCATGGCGCGGGAGTCCGGCATTGCCGAGATGGTGGAGCAAAAGCTGGCCGGCCTGCAGGCCGCTGAAACCGTGATTGACCGGGGGATTATCCGTGAAATTGAAAAGCCGATTTATCGCAACGTGTGCCTTGAGCCTGCCGCTGTTCGCCTGCTCAACGCCGCCGCCAGT
The Oceanimonas pelagia genome window above contains:
- a CDS encoding phage holin family protein, which codes for MVWLSIHIFPVITMAAYLAAAIRLVAFRRQGFNRKPLYAITASLLVGLLMCGAIEILLFSPPVNPAQCAIALVFAVAAVRSKGNVAAMMRGGR
- a CDS encoding N-acetylmuramidase family protein, whose translation is MSLLRFGSKGGAVSTLQRQLKGLGYVLEVDGDFGPATEKAVRDFQYGRRLIADGIVGPKTLKALRGGDCAILLSAADLAVAAVRLSVELAAVYAVNEVESRGEGFFAAGKPAILFERHVMRRRLSVHKQRLSGWPPDLVSSKAGGYLGGPAEYRRLDQACQIHEVSALESCSWGAFQIMGYHWEFLGYESVHDFVARMKTDEAEHLEAFVRFIERNPTLHQALQRKDWSTFAEGYNGPAYRRHGYHHRLADAYERHKEVA
- a CDS encoding putative holin translates to MAEPTSSAAAAATATAGVGLAALLPWIDANALMGAVLGAGLVAYSKSDISPLKRIGALAFSAALGYLMSGEVINLTPVQESGTGGFIGAIVIVPLALKLLDHIEQANASELLKKWRGQ